In a genomic window of Acipenser ruthenus chromosome 41, fAciRut3.2 maternal haplotype, whole genome shotgun sequence:
- the smg9 gene encoding nonsense-mediated mRNA decay factor SMG9, with amino-acid sequence MSESGHSQPGMYVPGRRRRRRRERDPGLPGQNLSGPGRERRDGSEESLGPTLQKTPIILAKPPSERSKPSQAGAPSSSSSSSSASVEKPIVLIKSREEGKPALPVDGAAQGPGIAAKVEKEGQRPTQPVYQIQNRGMASAAPGGSVDPVIGQAKLLPPEKMKHSIKLVDEQMNWCDSAMEYLLDQTDMLVVGVIGLQGTGKSTVMSLLSANTPEEDQRSYVFRTQSQEIKERGGNQSSGIDFFITQERIIFLDTQPILSPSILDHLINNDRKLPPEYNLPHTYVEMQSLQVAAFLFTVCHVVLVVQDWFTDLSLYRFLQTAEMLKPSTPSTSHESSGSSGSDEGSEYYPHIVFLQNKSRRDDFCPRTLKKMHSVIDKLMMHSHLKYKGTLSMLDCNIFPGLPRDYLGSEVNLFLLPVMDSEGDEARAGSGAPLFSLLPGYRGHPSFTSLVSKLRSQVLSMSRCQLSHTILTEKNWFHYAARIWDGVKKSSALSEYSRLLS; translated from the exons ATGTCAGAATCGGGTCACAGTCAGCCCGGGATGTACGTACCGGGTCGCAGGCGGAGGAGGAGGCGAGAGAGAGATCCGGGGCTTCCTGGGCAGAACCTCTCGGGCCCGGGGAGAGAGCGGCGG GATGGGAGTGAGGAGTCGTTGGGTCCCACGCTGCAGAAGACGCCCATCATTCTCGCCAAGCCCCCGTCGGAGAGG TCTAAACCCAGCCAGGCTGGggctcccagcagcagcagcagcagcagcagcgcctcTGTGGAGAAGCCGATCGTTCTGATCAAGTCCCGGGAGGAGGGGAAGCCGGCCCTGCCCGTCGACGGGGCTGCCCAGGGCCCCGGCATCGCAGccaaggtggagaaggagggccaGCGCCCCACCCAGCCGGTCTACCAGATCCAGAATCGGGGCATGGCCTCGGCAGCGCCCGGTGGCTCTGTTGACC CTGTGATTGGCCAGGCGAAGCTCCTGCCCCCGGAGAAGATGAAGCACAGCATCAAGCTGGTGGACGAGCAGATGAACTGGTGCGACAGCGCCATGGAG TATCTTTTGGACCAGACAGACATGCTGGTGGTGGGGGTGATAGGACTGCAGGGCACTGGGAAGTCCACGGTGATGTCACTGCTGTCAGCCAACACCCCCGAGGAGGACCAGCG GTCGTACGTGTTCCGGACCCAGAGCCAGGAGATTAAAGAGCGGGGAGGGAACCAGAGCAGCGGCATCGACTTCTTCATAACTCAGGAGAGGATCATATTCCTGGACActcag cCCATCCTGAGCCCCTCCATATTGGACCACTTGATCAATAATGACCGCAAGCTGCCCCCAGAGTATAACCTGCCCCACACCTACGTGGAGATGCAG TCCCTGCAGGTGGCTGCCTTCCTCTTCACTGTGTGTCACGTGGTGCTCGTGGTGCAGGACTGGTTCACGGACCTCAGCCTCTACAG GTTCCTGCAGACAGCGGAGATGCTGAAGCCGTCGACCCCGTCCACCAGCCACGAGTCCAGCGGCTCCTCGGGGTCTGACGAGGGCAGCGAGTACTACCCACACATCG tcttcCTGCAGAACAAATCCAGAAGGGATGACTTCTGTCCTCGGACCCTGAAGAAGATGCACAGCGTGATTGACAAGCTCATGATGCACTCGCACCTCAAATACAAAG GGACTCTCTCCATGCTGGACTGCAACATCTTCCCCGGGCTGCCCAGAGACTACCTGGGGTCGGAGGTGAACCTGTTCCTGCTCCCGGTGATGGACAGCGAGGGGGACGAGGCCAGAGCAG GCTCCGGCGCGCCCCTCTTCTCCCTGCTGCCGGGGTACAGGGGGCACCCCAGCTTCACCTCCCTGGTGTCCAAGCTGAGGAGCCAGGTGCTGTCCATGTCCCGCTGTCAGCTCTCACACACCATCCTCACTGAGAAGAACTG GTTCCACTACGCTGCCCGTATCTGGGACGGGGTGAAGAAATCGTCGGCTCTCTCGGAGTACAGCCGGCTGCTGTCGTAG
- the si:dkey-79d12.4 gene encoding uncharacterized protein si:dkey-79d12.4 isoform X1 — translation MLSCRLEPQHRGPGRPCDLHDARSGHALLPHPPERNDQAPQRPRPQPGAAPQPRCARESTFLPGVVATVSGVPMETVAAEREEELAADPSAGVAEETVVEDGVTMDADMEVGVGAEVELQEGADSVAPELSVGKELFSQSKWDLSSLSDDSSEEEGKGNEFLSQSKWDLSSLSADSSEDGCKTRGPRDRGTGAGGGRVCRECGRSFPSWEELSLHFRDHQPEMTCNICRVVFRRVPSLRLHLSNAHRDASLRCHCGQAFPAVWDLNLHLASHCSHRELQCELCHMPCPTYAKLNQHRLMHAPRPPRYQPDRTATPPTAGASLAGSPQGGFPSRPVETPSLPPTTTQEEEWGDHAYVYKNRKRNNFAVVVRSVNSVTLRFPRDSVAEENRDKKIHVVVVRNVTGRKAEGIKQEEGGGDGDGRPAQVQGYRAIEHPAEEEEEEEEDVKPDVSSLVPPLPAALSSPALRSQDALKEEESSCPPALPDPALDSETESIAESNPVLPESSSDSDSLPQGDSEFNPGEVSDASSEDSSFSSGNSSGSSYRPRKRRGSSGIGGGTGRNQPRSFQKPLRPIRPNPSSTTAPPAADTASHTASPSKCPHCSIAYSSPSLMLRHAQSCPERPVTVACELCSLTFPSQNSLIQHKAQGHHCVRMYACHLCREVFPDFVIFSRHDCPSLNSPSSSRQLPTSAAVQSAGPGAVTHDARGSPAVALISPPPPPPPPLQSANTAPQLVLQPPAPDPNVATDVYPISETLLSTNVASSSPSPNPNPSPDPHPAPNPEPLKILGLYVNLSKESTSEAGPLAPSTPPAPRRCLPRGVLFECRQCGASSPQPSLPVRHRYLHRGPRAHRCQCGKAFTRSLHLLRHQVRHAENSRYICGPCGATFTGASRLARHKKRKRRRRRNRKGTRRRACQDPFRCVCGLPFKKPAAYLWHKLKNSKSRAKKP, via the exons ATGCTGAGCTGCagacttg AACCCCAGCACCGTGGACCCGGGCGCCCGTGTGATCTCCACGATGCTCGCTCCGGCCACGCTCTTCTCCCTCATCCTCCAGAGCGAAATGATCAAGCGCCCCAGCGGCCACGCCCACAGCCAGGAGCCGCGCCACAGCCACGCTGCGCCCGTGAGTCCACCTTCCTTCCTGGAGTA GTTGCCACGGTGTCTGGAGTCCCCATGGAAACGGTTGCCGCGGAGAGGGAGGAGGAGCTTGCTGCTGACCCGTCTGCAGGGGTTGCCGAGGAAACGGTGGTGGAGGATGGGGTTACCATGGACGCAGAcatggaggtgggggtgggggcagaGGTGGAGCTGCAGGAAGGGGCCGACAGCGTGGCCCCTGAACTGTCTGTG GGGAAGGAGCTCTTCAGCCAATCCAAGTGGGACCTGTCGAGCCTGTCTGATGATTCAAGCGAGGAAGAGGGCAAG GGGAATGAGTTCCTCAGCCAGTCCAAGTGGGACCTGTCCAGCCTGTCTGCGGATTCGAGCGAGGACGGGTGCAAGACAAGGGGCCCCAGAGACAGGGGGACGGGAGCCGGAGGGGGGAGGGTCTGCCGGGAGTGTGGCCGCTCCTTTCCCTCCTGGGAGGAGCTCTCCCTGCACTTCCGGGATCACCAGCCGGAGATGACCTGCAACATCTGCAGGGTGGTCTTCCGCAGGGTCCCGTCGCTGAGACTGCACCTGTCCAACGCACACCGCGACGCGTCCCTGCGCTGCCACTGCGGACAGGCCTTCCCGGCGGTCTGGGACCTCAACCTGCACCTCGCCTCCCACTGCAGCCACCGGGAGCTCCAGTGTGAGCTCTGCCACATGCCCTGCCCCACCTACGCCAAGCTCAACCAGCACCGGCTGATGCACGCGCCCCGCCCGCCCAGGTACCAGCCCGACAGGACCGCGACTCCCCCCACTGCGGGGGCCTCGCTGGCCGGCTCTCCTCAGGGAGGGTTTCCCAGCAGACCCGTCGAGACGCCATCGCTGCCTCCGACGACGACGCAGGAGGAGGAGTGGGGGGACCACGCCTACGTTTACAAGAACAGGAAGAGGAACAACTTCGCCGTGGTGGTCCGGAGCGTCAACTCCGTGACTCTGCGGTTCCCGCGGGATTCCGTGGCGGAGGAAAACCGGGATAAGAAAATCCACGTGGTGGTGGTGAGGAACGTGACAGGGAGGAAGGCTGAGGGAATCAAACAGGAAGAAGGGGGCGGGGACGGGGATGGGAGACCCGCACAGGTTCAGGGTTACCGGGCGATAGAACACCCtgctgaagaggaggaggaggaggaggaggatgtgaAACCGGACGTGTCCTCTCTGGTGCCGCCGCTCCCGGCTGCCCTCTCCAGTCCCGCGCTGCGTTCGCAGGACGCTCTGAAAGAGGAGGAGAGCTCCTGCCCGCCCGCACTCCCGGACCCCGCGCTGGACTCGGAGACAGAGAGCATCGCGGAGTCGAACCCGGTCCTCCCCGAGAGCTCCAGCGACTCGGACAGCTTACCCCAGGGTGACTCGGAGTTCAACCCGGGGGAGGTCTCTGACGCGTCCAGCGAGGACTCATCTTTCTCCAGCGGGAACTCCAGCGGCTCGTCCTACAGGCCCAGGAAGAGGCGTGGCTCCAGCGGCATCGGGGGCGGGACCGGGCGAAACCAGCCGCGCTCCTTTCAGAAACCGCTGAGACCCATTCGGCCCAACCCCAGCAGCACGACCGCTCCCCCTGCTGCCGACACGGCTTCACACACAGCGTCCCCGTCCAAGTGCCCGCACTGCAGCATCGCCTACAGCAGCCCTTCTTTGATGCTGCGCCACGCCCAGAGCTGCCCAGAGCGGCCGGTCACCGTGGCGTGCGAGCTCTGCTCCCTGACCTTCCCCAGCCAAAACAGTCTGATCCAGCACAAGGCGCAGGGTCACCACTGCGTGCGCATGTACGCCTGCCACCTCTGCAGGGAGGTCTTCCCGGACTTCGTCATCTTCAGCCGGCACGATTGCCCGTCCCTCAACTCGCCATCCTCGTCTCGACAGCTACCAACGTCCGCTGCTGTCCAGAGCGCCGGCCCGGGGGCGGTCACGCACGATGCTCGAGGCTCGCCGGCAGTGGCCCTCAtcagccctcctcctcctcctcctcctcctctgcagtCTGCCAACACCGCACCCCAGCTTGTGCTTCAACCTCCCGCCCCCGACCCTAACGTGGCAACAGACGTGTATCCGATCAGCGAGACGCTTCTCAGTACAAATGTCGCCTCCTCCAGTCCCTCCCCGAATCCTAATCCTAGCCCCGATCCCCACCCAGCTCCAAACCCGGAGCCTCTGAAGATCCTGGGGCTCTACGTCAACCTGAGCAAGGAGTCGACCTCAGAAGCAGGCCCCCTCGCTCCCTccaccccccccgccccccgacGCTGCCTGCCCCGGGGTGTGCTGTTTGAGTGCCGGCAGTGCGGCGCCAGCTCCCCCCAGCCCTCCCTGCCAGTGCGACACCGCTACCTGCACCGGGGCCCCCGGGCTCACCGCTGCCAGTGCGGCAAGGCGTTCACACGCAGCCTGCATCTCCTCCGACATCAGGTGCGCCACGCCGAGAACAGCCGCTACATCTGCGGGCCCTGCGGGGCCACCTTCACAGGGGCCTCGCGCCTCGCTCGCCacaagaagaggaagaggaggaggaggaggaacaggaaGGGGACGAGACGGAGGGCGTGTCAGGACCCCTTCAGGTGCGTCTGCGGGCTGCCTTTTAAAAAGCCAGCCGCCTACCTCTGGCATAAACTGAAGAATTCGAAATCCAGGGCTAAGAAGCCTTAA
- the si:dkey-79d12.4 gene encoding uncharacterized protein si:dkey-79d12.4 isoform X2 produces the protein MLAPATLFSLILQSEMIKRPSGHAHSQEPRHSHAAPVATVSGVPMETVAAEREEELAADPSAGVAEETVVEDGVTMDADMEVGVGAEVELQEGADSVAPELSVGKELFSQSKWDLSSLSDDSSEEEGKGNEFLSQSKWDLSSLSADSSEDGCKTRGPRDRGTGAGGGRVCRECGRSFPSWEELSLHFRDHQPEMTCNICRVVFRRVPSLRLHLSNAHRDASLRCHCGQAFPAVWDLNLHLASHCSHRELQCELCHMPCPTYAKLNQHRLMHAPRPPRYQPDRTATPPTAGASLAGSPQGGFPSRPVETPSLPPTTTQEEEWGDHAYVYKNRKRNNFAVVVRSVNSVTLRFPRDSVAEENRDKKIHVVVVRNVTGRKAEGIKQEEGGGDGDGRPAQVQGYRAIEHPAEEEEEEEEDVKPDVSSLVPPLPAALSSPALRSQDALKEEESSCPPALPDPALDSETESIAESNPVLPESSSDSDSLPQGDSEFNPGEVSDASSEDSSFSSGNSSGSSYRPRKRRGSSGIGGGTGRNQPRSFQKPLRPIRPNPSSTTAPPAADTASHTASPSKCPHCSIAYSSPSLMLRHAQSCPERPVTVACELCSLTFPSQNSLIQHKAQGHHCVRMYACHLCREVFPDFVIFSRHDCPSLNSPSSSRQLPTSAAVQSAGPGAVTHDARGSPAVALISPPPPPPPPLQSANTAPQLVLQPPAPDPNVATDVYPISETLLSTNVASSSPSPNPNPSPDPHPAPNPEPLKILGLYVNLSKESTSEAGPLAPSTPPAPRRCLPRGVLFECRQCGASSPQPSLPVRHRYLHRGPRAHRCQCGKAFTRSLHLLRHQVRHAENSRYICGPCGATFTGASRLARHKKRKRRRRRNRKGTRRRACQDPFRCVCGLPFKKPAAYLWHKLKNSKSRAKKP, from the exons ATGCTCGCTCCGGCCACGCTCTTCTCCCTCATCCTCCAGAGCGAAATGATCAAGCGCCCCAGCGGCCACGCCCACAGCCAGGAGCCGCGCCACAGCCACGCTGCGCCC GTTGCCACGGTGTCTGGAGTCCCCATGGAAACGGTTGCCGCGGAGAGGGAGGAGGAGCTTGCTGCTGACCCGTCTGCAGGGGTTGCCGAGGAAACGGTGGTGGAGGATGGGGTTACCATGGACGCAGAcatggaggtgggggtgggggcagaGGTGGAGCTGCAGGAAGGGGCCGACAGCGTGGCCCCTGAACTGTCTGTG GGGAAGGAGCTCTTCAGCCAATCCAAGTGGGACCTGTCGAGCCTGTCTGATGATTCAAGCGAGGAAGAGGGCAAG GGGAATGAGTTCCTCAGCCAGTCCAAGTGGGACCTGTCCAGCCTGTCTGCGGATTCGAGCGAGGACGGGTGCAAGACAAGGGGCCCCAGAGACAGGGGGACGGGAGCCGGAGGGGGGAGGGTCTGCCGGGAGTGTGGCCGCTCCTTTCCCTCCTGGGAGGAGCTCTCCCTGCACTTCCGGGATCACCAGCCGGAGATGACCTGCAACATCTGCAGGGTGGTCTTCCGCAGGGTCCCGTCGCTGAGACTGCACCTGTCCAACGCACACCGCGACGCGTCCCTGCGCTGCCACTGCGGACAGGCCTTCCCGGCGGTCTGGGACCTCAACCTGCACCTCGCCTCCCACTGCAGCCACCGGGAGCTCCAGTGTGAGCTCTGCCACATGCCCTGCCCCACCTACGCCAAGCTCAACCAGCACCGGCTGATGCACGCGCCCCGCCCGCCCAGGTACCAGCCCGACAGGACCGCGACTCCCCCCACTGCGGGGGCCTCGCTGGCCGGCTCTCCTCAGGGAGGGTTTCCCAGCAGACCCGTCGAGACGCCATCGCTGCCTCCGACGACGACGCAGGAGGAGGAGTGGGGGGACCACGCCTACGTTTACAAGAACAGGAAGAGGAACAACTTCGCCGTGGTGGTCCGGAGCGTCAACTCCGTGACTCTGCGGTTCCCGCGGGATTCCGTGGCGGAGGAAAACCGGGATAAGAAAATCCACGTGGTGGTGGTGAGGAACGTGACAGGGAGGAAGGCTGAGGGAATCAAACAGGAAGAAGGGGGCGGGGACGGGGATGGGAGACCCGCACAGGTTCAGGGTTACCGGGCGATAGAACACCCtgctgaagaggaggaggaggaggaggaggatgtgaAACCGGACGTGTCCTCTCTGGTGCCGCCGCTCCCGGCTGCCCTCTCCAGTCCCGCGCTGCGTTCGCAGGACGCTCTGAAAGAGGAGGAGAGCTCCTGCCCGCCCGCACTCCCGGACCCCGCGCTGGACTCGGAGACAGAGAGCATCGCGGAGTCGAACCCGGTCCTCCCCGAGAGCTCCAGCGACTCGGACAGCTTACCCCAGGGTGACTCGGAGTTCAACCCGGGGGAGGTCTCTGACGCGTCCAGCGAGGACTCATCTTTCTCCAGCGGGAACTCCAGCGGCTCGTCCTACAGGCCCAGGAAGAGGCGTGGCTCCAGCGGCATCGGGGGCGGGACCGGGCGAAACCAGCCGCGCTCCTTTCAGAAACCGCTGAGACCCATTCGGCCCAACCCCAGCAGCACGACCGCTCCCCCTGCTGCCGACACGGCTTCACACACAGCGTCCCCGTCCAAGTGCCCGCACTGCAGCATCGCCTACAGCAGCCCTTCTTTGATGCTGCGCCACGCCCAGAGCTGCCCAGAGCGGCCGGTCACCGTGGCGTGCGAGCTCTGCTCCCTGACCTTCCCCAGCCAAAACAGTCTGATCCAGCACAAGGCGCAGGGTCACCACTGCGTGCGCATGTACGCCTGCCACCTCTGCAGGGAGGTCTTCCCGGACTTCGTCATCTTCAGCCGGCACGATTGCCCGTCCCTCAACTCGCCATCCTCGTCTCGACAGCTACCAACGTCCGCTGCTGTCCAGAGCGCCGGCCCGGGGGCGGTCACGCACGATGCTCGAGGCTCGCCGGCAGTGGCCCTCAtcagccctcctcctcctcctcctcctcctctgcagtCTGCCAACACCGCACCCCAGCTTGTGCTTCAACCTCCCGCCCCCGACCCTAACGTGGCAACAGACGTGTATCCGATCAGCGAGACGCTTCTCAGTACAAATGTCGCCTCCTCCAGTCCCTCCCCGAATCCTAATCCTAGCCCCGATCCCCACCCAGCTCCAAACCCGGAGCCTCTGAAGATCCTGGGGCTCTACGTCAACCTGAGCAAGGAGTCGACCTCAGAAGCAGGCCCCCTCGCTCCCTccaccccccccgccccccgacGCTGCCTGCCCCGGGGTGTGCTGTTTGAGTGCCGGCAGTGCGGCGCCAGCTCCCCCCAGCCCTCCCTGCCAGTGCGACACCGCTACCTGCACCGGGGCCCCCGGGCTCACCGCTGCCAGTGCGGCAAGGCGTTCACACGCAGCCTGCATCTCCTCCGACATCAGGTGCGCCACGCCGAGAACAGCCGCTACATCTGCGGGCCCTGCGGGGCCACCTTCACAGGGGCCTCGCGCCTCGCTCGCCacaagaagaggaagaggaggaggaggaggaacaggaaGGGGACGAGACGGAGGGCGTGTCAGGACCCCTTCAGGTGCGTCTGCGGGCTGCCTTTTAAAAAGCCAGCCGCCTACCTCTGGCATAAACTGAAGAATTCGAAATCCAGGGCTAAGAAGCCTTAA